Proteins encoded by one window of Tunturibacter psychrotolerans:
- a CDS encoding beta-glucosidase produces the protein MNSKRVGPFRSYLLMRLTLSAAVLVAYRPGFAQAPHTLDAAEEQKVDSLVKQMTLRQKLDYIGGTGFGVRGVPSLGIPPLEMSDGPYGTRSNSGFPSTTYAAGINMAASWDPTLAARIGAGIGRDARARGVHFMLGPGINIYRSPHNGRNFEYFGEDPFLTGKIAVGYITGMQEQGVSATVKHYLGNNSEFLRHDSDSEIDERALREIYLPGFEAAVKEGHVSAVMDSYNLINGLHATQNGYFNTEIMRKEWGFKGVMMSDWDATYDAVGAANGGLDIEEPTGKFMNNANLAPAIQAGKVSEATIDEKVRRILETAVSYGWLTRDQRDTSISFVDAKNNTIALDSAREGAVLLKNSGNLLPLDKLAVKTILIVGPDGYPGVPVGGGSAGVVPFHQVSALEGISNELGASATVLYDSGVPTLSSLASATEFTTEAKGGKAGLSLESFNNLDLSGSPTSTTVTRHAVLAGLTIKQAIADIDAVMEMLFNSPPAQISHRLTGFYNAATATKYIFALEDSGEGSGNRMYVDDKLVIDNWKIVRAFQPHVTLDLPAGPHKVVVEEWQKTPIGGHVALAIVPENKVVNPEAVKLAAKADVVLVTAGFQQESESEGGDRTFSLPYGQSELIREMAAANPKVVVAITSGGNVDFTKWIDSVPAVLETWYAGQAGGQALAEILFGDVNPSGHLPATFERKEADNPTFANYYPEGDSQRVDYREGIFVGYRGYERNQIKPLFPFGFGLSYTTFKFANLTVDQKNEGGEIHAVAGFDVTNTGARKGAEVVQLYVTEEHPKVPRPEHELKGFERIELSPGETKRVEIPLDARSFSYYDVAAKRWAIGSNRFTVSVGDSVESLPLKTDVNLKVNGN, from the coding sequence ATGAACTCAAAGCGCGTCGGCCCGTTTCGTTCTTATCTTCTAATGAGGCTTACTCTGAGTGCGGCTGTTTTGGTCGCTTACCGTCCAGGATTCGCCCAGGCTCCTCATACGCTCGATGCGGCTGAAGAACAGAAGGTGGATTCTTTGGTGAAGCAGATGACGCTTCGGCAAAAGCTCGACTACATCGGTGGGACAGGCTTCGGGGTGCGAGGTGTTCCGTCGCTTGGAATTCCACCGCTGGAGATGTCAGACGGCCCCTACGGCACGCGATCGAACTCTGGGTTTCCATCTACTACGTACGCGGCCGGAATCAACATGGCGGCTTCGTGGGACCCAACGCTGGCGGCGCGGATAGGAGCGGGAATTGGACGGGATGCGCGTGCCCGTGGTGTTCATTTTATGCTTGGGCCCGGAATTAACATCTATCGTTCTCCGCACAATGGACGTAACTTCGAATACTTCGGCGAAGACCCGTTTCTTACGGGGAAGATTGCCGTAGGTTACATCACCGGGATGCAGGAGCAGGGTGTCAGTGCCACTGTGAAGCATTATCTGGGCAATAACAGCGAGTTTCTACGTCATGACTCAGATTCGGAGATCGACGAACGAGCGCTGCGCGAGATCTATCTGCCCGGATTTGAGGCGGCGGTAAAGGAAGGGCACGTGAGCGCGGTGATGGATTCTTACAACCTGATCAATGGGCTGCATGCAACACAGAACGGATACTTCAATACCGAGATCATGCGCAAGGAGTGGGGATTTAAAGGCGTGATGATGTCGGACTGGGACGCCACCTACGACGCGGTTGGAGCAGCAAATGGCGGGCTCGATATCGAGGAGCCGACTGGGAAGTTCATGAACAACGCGAACCTTGCACCGGCGATTCAAGCAGGGAAGGTGTCCGAGGCGACGATCGACGAAAAGGTGCGACGTATTCTCGAGACGGCAGTTTCGTATGGATGGCTAACTCGCGATCAGCGCGATACATCCATCTCGTTTGTCGATGCGAAGAATAATACGATTGCGCTCGATTCGGCTCGCGAGGGAGCGGTGCTGTTGAAAAACTCGGGCAATCTGCTGCCACTGGATAAGTTGGCGGTGAAGACGATTTTGATTGTTGGGCCAGATGGTTATCCGGGCGTTCCTGTAGGCGGAGGAAGCGCGGGTGTGGTTCCATTCCACCAAGTGAGCGCGCTTGAGGGCATCTCCAATGAGCTTGGCGCGTCGGCGACTGTGCTGTACGACAGCGGTGTTCCTACGTTGTCATCTTTGGCGAGCGCTACAGAGTTTACGACAGAGGCAAAGGGCGGCAAAGCGGGGCTCTCGCTTGAAAGCTTCAATAATCTTGACCTTTCCGGATCTCCCACATCAACGACAGTTACGCGCCATGCTGTGTTGGCCGGGCTCACCATCAAACAGGCCATCGCAGATATTGATGCTGTGATGGAGATGCTCTTCAACTCGCCGCCAGCGCAGATCTCGCATCGCCTCACTGGTTTTTATAACGCCGCTACTGCGACTAAATACATCTTTGCTTTGGAGGATTCTGGCGAGGGTTCCGGAAATCGCATGTATGTGGATGACAAGCTCGTGATCGACAACTGGAAGATCGTGCGCGCGTTTCAGCCGCATGTGACGTTGGACCTTCCGGCTGGTCCACATAAAGTAGTTGTAGAGGAGTGGCAGAAAACTCCCATTGGCGGGCATGTGGCGCTTGCGATCGTACCGGAAAACAAGGTGGTGAATCCGGAAGCTGTGAAGCTTGCTGCAAAAGCTGATGTCGTGCTCGTCACGGCTGGGTTTCAGCAGGAAAGTGAGAGCGAAGGCGGCGACAGGACATTTTCGCTGCCCTACGGACAGAGTGAACTGATTCGTGAGATGGCCGCAGCGAACCCAAAGGTCGTGGTCGCGATCACATCGGGCGGAAATGTGGATTTCACAAAGTGGATTGATAGCGTGCCCGCGGTGTTGGAGACATGGTATGCAGGGCAGGCGGGCGGCCAGGCGTTAGCAGAGATTTTATTCGGTGACGTTAACCCCTCCGGACATCTACCGGCAACGTTTGAGCGAAAAGAAGCGGATAATCCGACGTTTGCTAATTACTACCCTGAAGGCGACTCCCAGCGTGTTGACTATAGAGAAGGCATCTTCGTCGGATATCGAGGTTATGAAAGGAACCAGATCAAGCCGTTGTTTCCTTTTGGATTTGGCCTCTCTTATACGACATTCAAATTTGCAAACCTGACGGTCGATCAGAAGAATGAAGGCGGCGAGATTCACGCGGTTGCCGGCTTCGATGTGACCAATACAGGCGCACGTAAAGGGGCTGAAGTCGTTCAACTGTATGTAACAGAAGAGCATCCTAAGGTGCCGCGGCCAGAGCACGAACTGAAAGGCTTCGAGCGGATAGAACTGTCGCCAGGCGAGACGAAGCGTGTGGAGATTCCGCTGGATGCGCGATCGTTTTCTTACTACGACGTCGCGGCCAAGAGGTGGGCGATAGGATCGAATCGATTCACGGTTTCCGTGGGCGATTCGGTGGAGTCGCTTCCGTTGAAGACGGATGTGAATTTAAAAGTCAATGGCAACTGA
- a CDS encoding ABC transporter ATP-binding protein, protein MKTQEFISRPEPRRRKMITEVWALVRPRQWPLAGTFFLMIVERCCSFFVPVSSRFLINDVMYRHQTSRLPLILGAVVTSTCISATITYFLDRYLGVTGQRLIAELRAQVQAHVGRLPISFYDKNRTGTLVARIMTDVESVRNLVGAGLLDFVGGILTAVIALAILIHISTLMTALTIGLLISFGWFLKRALGVTRPLFRERSRISAEVTGRLTESLNGIRVVKGYHAEASEARIFVEGANRILKNITLSITSQAFLSLCKTMVLGAVGALIMYLGAREVNTHRLDVGGYVEFTMLLAFMVAPIAMSVSIGTQLTEAFAGLDRTLEVLNEPEEDEGAGRTAVLEPIIGHITFKNVAFAYTPGEPVLHGLTFDSEPGTVTALVGSSGSGKSTVISLICGFHTAGSGQVSIDNVDLSTIRLSNLRQQLGVVLQETFLFDGTIRENILFSRPNATDEQLYQACRIARVDQFTECFPGRYETIVGERGIRLSGGQRQRISIARAILANPRILILDEATSSLDSESEALIQSGLDYLMQGRTTFVIAHRLSTIRRADQILVLEKGRIVERGNHESLYRRHGRYFDLYTRQHGLEANLFLAPGEGDKVLQ, encoded by the coding sequence ATGAAGACACAAGAATTCATTTCGCGCCCAGAACCACGCCGACGCAAAATGATCACCGAGGTATGGGCACTGGTCCGACCGCGCCAATGGCCTCTTGCAGGCACATTTTTCTTGATGATTGTGGAACGATGCTGCAGTTTTTTTGTACCCGTCTCGTCTCGCTTTCTGATTAACGATGTCATGTACAGGCATCAGACCAGTCGACTACCTCTGATCCTCGGAGCCGTTGTCACCTCTACCTGTATCAGCGCTACCATAACCTACTTCTTAGATCGATATCTTGGTGTTACCGGCCAGCGCCTTATCGCAGAACTGCGGGCTCAGGTTCAGGCTCATGTCGGGCGCCTGCCTATTTCCTTCTATGATAAAAACCGCACCGGTACCCTGGTCGCCCGCATCATGACAGACGTTGAGAGCGTCCGCAACTTGGTTGGCGCCGGCCTGCTGGACTTTGTGGGGGGAATCCTCACAGCTGTCATCGCTCTAGCGATATTGATCCACATCAGCACTCTTATGACCGCGCTCACAATTGGTCTCTTGATTTCTTTTGGTTGGTTTTTGAAGAGGGCCCTTGGGGTAACGCGCCCCCTCTTTCGTGAACGTTCTCGCATTAGTGCAGAGGTCACGGGTCGACTTACCGAATCGCTCAACGGGATAAGGGTTGTTAAGGGCTATCACGCCGAAGCCAGCGAGGCCCGAATTTTTGTGGAAGGTGCAAATCGCATCCTCAAAAACATCACTCTTTCGATTACTTCTCAAGCCTTTTTGTCGCTTTGTAAAACCATGGTCCTAGGGGCTGTTGGTGCGCTCATCATGTATCTCGGAGCAAGGGAGGTCAATACGCATCGCCTCGACGTTGGCGGCTACGTAGAATTCACCATGCTTCTGGCTTTTATGGTCGCGCCTATCGCGATGTCAGTCAGCATTGGTACTCAACTGACAGAAGCTTTCGCCGGACTCGACCGCACCCTAGAAGTCCTCAACGAACCTGAAGAAGACGAAGGGGCCGGTCGCACCGCGGTACTCGAACCGATCATAGGGCACATCACATTCAAGAACGTAGCCTTTGCTTATACTCCGGGTGAGCCTGTGTTGCATGGCCTCACCTTCGACTCTGAGCCTGGCACGGTCACTGCTCTAGTGGGTTCATCCGGATCGGGGAAATCAACTGTCATTTCGCTCATCTGCGGTTTCCACACTGCAGGCTCGGGCCAGGTTTCAATCGACAATGTGGACCTCAGCACGATCCGACTTAGCAATCTTCGCCAACAGCTCGGCGTTGTGCTCCAGGAAACTTTTTTGTTCGATGGCACCATCCGAGAAAATATTCTCTTTAGCCGTCCGAACGCGACCGACGAGCAACTGTACCAAGCCTGCCGAATAGCCCGGGTGGACCAATTCACTGAGTGTTTTCCCGGGCGATACGAAACTATCGTTGGTGAGCGAGGTATCAGATTGTCTGGCGGCCAGCGCCAGCGGATCTCCATCGCTCGTGCAATCCTCGCCAACCCTCGTATCCTAATTCTAGATGAGGCCACCAGTTCCCTCGACTCAGAATCCGAAGCCCTGATCCAGAGCGGCTTGGACTATCTCATGCAAGGTCGCACGACTTTTGTTATTGCCCATCGCCTCTCAACCATTCGGCGTGCCGACCAGATCCTCGTGCTGGAGAAGGGACGCATAGTCGAGCGTGGCAACCACGAATCGCTCTACCGGCGCCATGGGCGCTACTTCGATCTTTACACTCGTCAACATGGCCTCGAGGCCAATCTTTTTTTGGCGCCCGGTGAAGGCGACAAGGTGCTTCAATGA
- a CDS encoding cupin-like domain-containing protein — MSAQSAITSDLKSEGTVFGFDTPRFREDFDEKSFEFRHIFSVGHPLFTRERMRHLLTNPATKNNVYYNAGDIRVDQRWDSVPARTKPVEEVFDSVHNSGAWIALLRVNEDPEYNSLLADCLNELKKLSGRPIDDDKKTQEADIYITSPRRVTMYHIDPICNFLMQISGEKQIHIFDRRDRDVLPEEELERYWSLSDYSVTYPRELEDRAEVFTLRPGTGVHIPLNNPHWVQNGDEISVSLSINYQYKDDRRKNIYLANYYLRQAGLKPKPPGSSKITDHIKASAVAVGRKIDNQLKKLKPTNQSAAKI; from the coding sequence ATGTCAGCCCAGAGTGCTATCACCTCGGACCTGAAATCGGAAGGCACAGTTTTCGGCTTTGACACGCCTCGATTCCGAGAGGACTTTGACGAAAAGTCATTCGAGTTTAGACATATCTTTAGCGTCGGACATCCCCTCTTTACTCGGGAACGCATGCGTCATCTGCTGACCAATCCCGCAACAAAGAACAATGTTTATTACAATGCTGGCGACATTCGTGTCGACCAGCGCTGGGATTCTGTGCCCGCGCGAACAAAGCCGGTGGAAGAGGTCTTCGATTCAGTCCACAACTCGGGTGCATGGATCGCACTGTTACGCGTGAACGAGGATCCTGAATATAATTCGCTGCTAGCAGATTGCTTAAATGAGCTGAAAAAGCTGAGCGGACGGCCTATCGACGATGACAAAAAAACTCAGGAAGCAGATATTTACATCACCTCACCGCGACGAGTGACCATGTATCACATCGACCCTATCTGCAATTTCTTGATGCAGATCAGCGGAGAAAAACAAATCCACATCTTCGATCGTAGGGACCGAGACGTATTGCCCGAAGAAGAGTTGGAACGATATTGGTCGCTGAGCGACTACTCAGTCACTTATCCACGGGAGCTGGAAGATCGCGCAGAAGTGTTCACTCTACGTCCCGGCACAGGTGTTCATATCCCCTTGAACAACCCGCATTGGGTGCAGAACGGTGATGAAATCTCCGTCTCACTAAGTATCAACTACCAATATAAAGATGATCGACGCAAAAATATTTACTTGGCCAATTACTATCTACGGCAAGCGGGCCTAAAACCGAAGCCTCCAGGAAGCTCGAAAATAACAGACCACATAAAAGCTTCCGCCGTAGCTGTGGGTCGAAAAATAGACAATCAATTAAAAAAGCTGAAACCGACAAATCAGAGTGCAGCGAAGATCTGA
- a CDS encoding YciI family protein, with the protein MRFMVIVKATPESEKEGALPDPQLLLEMGKYNEELSKAGVLLALDGLHPSSKGARVKFSGKSRTVVDGPFTEAKELIAGFSILQVKSLEEAIEWVKRAPNCNPGSDSEVEIRQIFEMEDLASVLSEEQIQHKVAKRAELPNQTANK; encoded by the coding sequence ATGCGATTCATGGTCATCGTCAAAGCAACCCCGGAGTCAGAAAAAGAAGGCGCCCTCCCCGATCCACAGCTCCTGCTCGAGATGGGCAAGTACAACGAAGAGCTCAGCAAGGCTGGCGTGCTGCTCGCCCTCGATGGCCTCCATCCCAGCTCCAAAGGCGCACGAGTCAAATTCTCCGGCAAGTCTCGTACCGTCGTCGACGGCCCCTTCACCGAGGCCAAGGAGCTCATCGCCGGCTTCTCGATCTTGCAAGTCAAGTCCCTCGAAGAGGCCATTGAGTGGGTCAAGCGTGCGCCCAACTGCAACCCGGGCAGCGACTCCGAAGTCGAAATCCGCCAGATCTTTGAGATGGAAGACTTGGCATCTGTCCTGTCCGAAGAGCAGATCCAGCATAAAGTAGCGAAACGGGCTGAGCTGCCGAATCAGACCGCCAACAAATAA
- a CDS encoding RNA polymerase sigma factor, whose amino-acid sequence MSAADPHHATNRTIEAVWRIESAHVIAGLTRLTRDVGLAEDLAQEALVAALEQWPQSGVPDNPAAWLTATAKRRAIDLFRRNAVAERKHEVLARELEALEQTSPDLDSTLDNTISDDLLRLVFIACHPILPTESRAALTLRLLGGLTTDEIARAFLTLEPTIAQRIVRAKRTLADKHIPFEVPHGPELAARLSSVLEVIYLIFNEGYSATTGDDLMRPSLCEDALRLGRILAELTTTEPEVHGLVALMEIQASRTRARITSTGEPVLLFDQNRTQWDQLLIHRGLTAIERAHKINTTRGPYLLQAEIAACHARARTPSETDWNRIVVLYTELAHLTPSPVIELNRAVAVSMAHGPQAGLTLVDDLASETSLSRYHLLPSVRADLLYKLGRRAEARIEFERAAALTRNTRERDLLLARAASCKTDPTDPKGK is encoded by the coding sequence GTGTCCGCTGCCGATCCACATCACGCCACAAATCGCACCATCGAAGCCGTATGGCGCATCGAGTCCGCGCACGTCATCGCCGGACTCACGCGCCTCACCCGCGACGTCGGCCTCGCTGAAGACCTCGCGCAAGAGGCACTTGTCGCCGCACTCGAACAGTGGCCGCAATCTGGCGTACCCGATAATCCCGCGGCATGGCTCACCGCAACCGCCAAACGCCGCGCCATTGATCTCTTCCGCCGCAACGCCGTCGCCGAGCGCAAACACGAAGTGCTCGCCCGCGAACTCGAAGCCCTCGAACAAACCTCGCCCGACCTCGACTCCACTCTCGACAACACCATCAGCGACGACCTCCTCCGCCTCGTCTTCATCGCCTGCCATCCCATCCTCCCCACCGAGTCCCGCGCCGCCCTCACCCTCCGTCTCCTCGGGGGCCTTACCACCGACGAGATCGCCCGCGCCTTCCTCACCCTCGAACCCACCATCGCCCAGCGCATCGTCCGCGCCAAACGCACCCTCGCCGACAAGCACATCCCCTTCGAAGTCCCCCACGGCCCCGAACTCGCCGCTCGCCTCTCCTCAGTCCTCGAAGTCATATACCTCATCTTCAACGAGGGCTACTCCGCCACCACCGGCGACGACCTCATGCGCCCCAGCCTCTGCGAAGACGCGCTCCGCCTCGGGCGCATCCTCGCTGAACTAACTACCACCGAACCGGAAGTCCACGGCCTGGTCGCCCTCATGGAGATCCAGGCCTCCCGCACCCGCGCCCGCATCACCTCCACCGGCGAACCGGTCTTACTCTTCGATCAAAACCGCACCCAATGGGATCAACTCCTCATCCATCGCGGGCTAACCGCAATCGAACGCGCTCACAAAATCAACACCACCCGTGGCCCCTATCTCCTCCAAGCCGAGATAGCTGCCTGCCACGCCCGCGCCCGCACGCCATCCGAAACCGACTGGAACCGCATCGTCGTACTCTACACCGAGCTTGCCCACCTCACTCCATCCCCCGTCATCGAACTCAACCGTGCCGTAGCCGTCTCCATGGCCCACGGCCCCCAGGCCGGCCTCACACTCGTAGACGACCTCGCTTCCGAAACCTCTCTTTCGCGCTACCATCTTCTCCCCAGCGTCCGCGCCGACCTCCTCTACAAACTAGGCCGCCGCGCCGAAGCCCGCATCGAGTTCGAACGCGCCGCCGCACTTACCCGCAACACTCGAGAGCGCGACCTCCTGCTCGCCCGCGCAGCATCTTGCAAAACTGACCCAACTGACCCTAAGGGAAAATAA
- a CDS encoding sensor histidine kinase, with translation MKKGESVMRLDGLSLAYRSPYAFSLGPTFGEMGARLERRAAERKRIAQDLRDTVQQDIVSAAMQLDVAVDQLPANSPAKLPSSVLELMRHVMEEGRNALRGLRSSNSDSDSDFDDLGQAFFRISQDLGIELQIDFQVIVLGAARKLHPLIRDEVYRIGRELLVNAFRHSRARRIEVELEYASKRFRIVVRDDGCGIDPQVLRTGREERWGFPRMCERAERVGAGLRVWSRAAAGTEAALSVPNSIAFESPMVEKFAEC, from the coding sequence TTGAAAAAAGGAGAATCTGTCATGCGGCTCGATGGATTATCTCTTGCGTATAGAAGCCCCTATGCGTTTAGTTTGGGGCCAACGTTCGGGGAGATGGGTGCCCGTCTCGAGAGACGCGCAGCTGAGCGTAAGAGAATTGCCCAAGACCTGCGCGATACCGTGCAGCAAGATATTGTCAGCGCAGCTATGCAGCTAGATGTTGCAGTGGACCAGCTACCCGCGAATTCGCCCGCGAAGCTGCCGTCAAGCGTTCTCGAATTGATGAGACACGTCATGGAAGAAGGCCGCAACGCCCTTCGAGGACTCCGCTCATCTAATTCAGACTCCGATTCAGACTTCGACGACTTAGGGCAGGCATTTTTCCGAATCTCGCAAGATTTGGGCATCGAACTGCAAATTGATTTTCAGGTCATCGTGTTAGGTGCGGCCCGAAAACTACATCCGCTCATTCGCGACGAGGTCTATCGCATCGGCCGGGAACTATTGGTGAATGCGTTCCGCCACTCCCGAGCCAGGCGCATCGAAGTCGAGCTTGAGTATGCATCCAAGCGCTTCAGGATAGTCGTCCGCGACGACGGTTGCGGGATCGATCCTCAAGTGCTGCGTACGGGACGCGAGGAACGTTGGGGGTTCCCTCGGATGTGCGAACGGGCAGAAAGAGTTGGCGCCGGGCTCAGAGTTTGGAGCCGCGCCGCGGCGGGAACAGAAGCCGCGTTGTCCGTCCCCAATTCCATCGCCTTCGAATCCCCAATGGTCGAGAAATTCGCAGAGTGTTAG